DNA from Mesorhizobium sp. B2-1-1:
CTGCCCGAAATCGACGACGGCTGGCTGGATATTCCTTCCGCTGCCAAGGCTCCGACATGAATGCATACGCACGCCGAAAAGCGGGCTCGGATGTGCGACCGGCCAATGACAAAGCCCCGCCAAATGGAGGAGAAACTGACATGAAGACAACAATTCGAAATGCAGCACTCGCTGCCGCCATCCTCGGCAGCACCGGTGTGGCGGCAGCAAGCTCGATCCCCGGCATGCGCGGGCACGACCACACCGGCATCACGGTTCCCGACATGAAGCAGGCGGTCGATTTCTTCACCGACGTGGTCGGCTGCAAGAAGGCAATGTCGTTCGGCCCGTTCGCCGACGACAAGGGCACCTTCATGCAGGATCTTCTCGGCGTCGATCCGAAGGCTGTCATCGAGCAGGTCACCATGGTTCGCTGCGGCACGGGGTCGAACATAGAGCTGTTCAAATACACCGCGCCGGACCAGAAGGACCTGACACCGAAGAACAGCGACATTGGCGGTTTTCACATCGCCTTCTATGTCGACGACGTCGCGGCGGCGAAAGCCTATCTCGAGGCCAAGGGCGTAAAGACCAGGTTGGGGCCGCTGCCGGTCAAGGAAGGACCCGCCGCCGGCCAGACCATCCTTTACTTCCAGGCGCCTTGGGGCTTGCAGCTGGAAGCGATCAGCTATCCCGACGGCATGGCTTACGAGAAGGGTGCCGAGACGGTGCTGTGGAGCCCGAAGAACCCGGAAAAGTGACCCCACGGGCCGCGCGTGCGGCGATGCGCGAGCGCGCGGTCCGCTATTTCGCATAATCGTTTCGGCATAAAACTTTAAGCTTGAAATACCTTGGCCCCGGCGCGATACTGAAATCAAGCAAGCGAAGAGGAGATCGCACAGATGAAGGTTGCGGTTCTCGGCGGCGGACCAGCCGGCCTTTACTTCGCCATTTCGATGAAGCTGAGGGACGCCGCGCACGATGTGACGGTTTTCGAGCGTAATCGCGCCGACGACACGTTCGGCTGGGGCGTCGTTCTGTCAGCCGAAACGCTTGAGAATCTGGCCAGGAACGATCCGGTCAGCGCCGTCTGGATCAAGAAGCATTTTGCGTATTGGGACGACATCGCCGTGGTCCATGACGGCGTGCGCACTGTATCCTCAGGCCACGGCTTCTGCGGCATCGGCCGCAAGCGGCTCTTGATCCTGTTACAACGGCGCGCACGCGAGCTCGGCGTCAAGCTGATGTTCGAGACCGACATCGCCGATCCCAAGCCCTATATGGAGACGCATGACCTGGTCGTCGCCGCAGACGGACTGAACTCCAGGGCGCGCAACAGCTTCGTCGACATCTTCAAGCCCGACATCGACACGCGCAAATGCAAGTTCGTGTGGCTCGGCACCCATCAGAAATTCGACGACGCTTTCACCTTCATCTTCGAAAAGACCGAGCATGGCTGGGTGTGGGCGCACGCCTACCAGTTCGACAGCGACACCGCGACCTTCATCGTCGAGTGCAGCGAACAGACCTGGGCCGCCTTCGGCTTCGGCGCCATGACGCAGCAGGAATCCATCGCCGTCTGCGAGCGCATCTTCGAAAAGCATCTTGGCGGCCACAAGCTGATGACCAATGCCAACCACATCAGGGGTTCGGCCTGGATCAATTTCCCGCGCGTGCTGTGCGAGCGCTGGTCGTTCGAGAACCTGGCGCTGATGGGCGACGCGGCGGCATCGGCGCATTTCTCGATCGGCTCCGGCACCAAGCTGGCGCTGGAAAGCGCTGTCGCGCTGGCCGAGTATGTCGAAACCGAACCGGACCTAAAGGCCGCATTCCGTAAATATGAGGATGCGCGCCGCACCGAGGTGCTGAAGCTGCAGTCGGCGGCGCGCAATTCGCTCGAATGGTTCGAGGAGGTCGAGCGCTATCTTGGCCTCGATCCGGTGCAGTTCAACTATTCGCTGCTGACCCGCTCGCAGCGCATCAGCCACGAAAACCTGCGGCTGCGCGACGCGGAGTGGCTTGAAAGCGCGGAGGAATGGTTCCAGCGCCAGGCGGGCGCCGGCGCCAACAGGCTGCGCCGCGCGCCGATGTTCGCGCCCTTCAAGCTGCGCGACATGCGGCTCAGCAACCGCGTGGTCGTCTCGCCGATGGCGCAGTACAAGGCCGTCGACGGCTGCCCGACGGACTGGCATTTCACGCACTATGCCGAGCGTGCCAAGGGCGGCGCCGGGCTCATCTATATCGAGATGACCTGCGTCAGCCCCGAAGGGCGGATCACGCCCGGCTGCCCGGGCTTCTATGCGCCCGAACATGAGGCGGCGTGGAAACGGCTGGTCGATTTCGTCCATACCGAGACCGAGGCGAAGATCTGCGCACAGATCGGCCATTCCGGCGCCAAGGGTTCGACCCAGGTTGGGTGGGAAGGCACGGACGTGCCGCTCGCCTCGGGTAACTGGCCAGTCATGGC
Protein-coding regions in this window:
- a CDS encoding VOC family protein, translated to MKTTIRNAALAAAILGSTGVAAASSIPGMRGHDHTGITVPDMKQAVDFFTDVVGCKKAMSFGPFADDKGTFMQDLLGVDPKAVIEQVTMVRCGTGSNIELFKYTAPDQKDLTPKNSDIGGFHIAFYVDDVAAAKAYLEAKGVKTRLGPLPVKEGPAAGQTILYFQAPWGLQLEAISYPDGMAYEKGAETVLWSPKNPEK
- a CDS encoding bifunctional salicylyl-CoA 5-hydroxylase/oxidoreductase, producing MKVAVLGGGPAGLYFAISMKLRDAAHDVTVFERNRADDTFGWGVVLSAETLENLARNDPVSAVWIKKHFAYWDDIAVVHDGVRTVSSGHGFCGIGRKRLLILLQRRARELGVKLMFETDIADPKPYMETHDLVVAADGLNSRARNSFVDIFKPDIDTRKCKFVWLGTHQKFDDAFTFIFEKTEHGWVWAHAYQFDSDTATFIVECSEQTWAAFGFGAMTQQESIAVCERIFEKHLGGHKLMTNANHIRGSAWINFPRVLCERWSFENLALMGDAAASAHFSIGSGTKLALESAVALAEYVETEPDLKAAFRKYEDARRTEVLKLQSAARNSLEWFEEVERYLGLDPVQFNYSLLTRSQRISHENLRLRDAEWLESAEEWFQRQAGAGANRLRRAPMFAPFKLRDMRLSNRVVVSPMAQYKAVDGCPTDWHFTHYAERAKGGAGLIYIEMTCVSPEGRITPGCPGFYAPEHEAAWKRLVDFVHTETEAKICAQIGHSGAKGSTQVGWEGTDVPLASGNWPVMAASAVAWSPQNQVPKTMDRADMDRVRDEFVASAEMADRCGFDMLEIHAAHGYLLSSFITPVTNRRTDAYGGSLENRMRYPLEIFRAVRAAWPAQKPISMRISANDWVGIEGVTPADAVEIARLLHEAGVDICDVSAGQTSVLAKPVYGRMFQTPFSDRIRNEVGMATMAVGNIYEPDHVNSILMAGRADLVALARPHLADPYWTLHAAVALGDRGVKWPDPYLPGRDQIYRLAERDAAAGLKV